The Streptomyces sp. NL15-2K genome contains a region encoding:
- the rsmD gene encoding 16S rRNA (guanine(966)-N(2))-methyltransferase RsmD yields the protein MTRVIAGRAGGRRLAVPPGHGTRPTSDRAREGLFSTWQSLLGGPLDGERVLDLYAGSGAVGLEALSRGAGHTLLVEADARAARTVRENVRSLGLPGAEVRAGKARQIIQTPPQQPYDLAFLDPPYAVSDDDLREILLTLRTEGWLAPDALVTVERSTRGGEFRWPDGFEAIRARRYGEGTFWYGRAASTCEDA from the coding sequence ATGACCCGCGTGATCGCCGGCCGGGCCGGTGGACGCCGTCTGGCCGTCCCGCCCGGACACGGGACCCGCCCCACCTCCGACCGCGCGCGCGAGGGCCTGTTCTCCACCTGGCAGTCCCTGCTCGGCGGCCCCCTCGACGGCGAGCGGGTCCTCGACCTGTACGCCGGTTCCGGCGCCGTCGGCCTGGAGGCCCTGTCCCGCGGCGCCGGCCACACCCTGCTCGTCGAGGCCGACGCCCGGGCGGCCCGCACCGTCCGGGAGAACGTGAGGAGCCTGGGCCTGCCCGGCGCCGAGGTCCGCGCGGGCAAGGCCCGGCAGATCATCCAGACGCCGCCGCAGCAGCCGTACGACCTCGCCTTCCTCGACCCTCCGTACGCCGTCTCGGACGACGATCTTCGGGAGATTCTGCTCACACTCCGTACAGAAGGGTGGCTCGCGCCCGACGCCCTCGTCACCGTGGAGCGCAGCACCAGAGGCGGCGAATTCCGCTGGCCGGACGGTTTCGAAGCGATCCGGGCCCGTCGCTACGGCGAGGGAACGTTTTGGTACGGTCGCGCCGCCTCTACGTGCGAAGACGCATGA
- the recG gene encoding ATP-dependent DNA helicase RecG encodes MDLVPALEEPLKKVLGPATAKVMAEHLGLHTVGDLLHHYPRRYEERGQLTHLADLPLDEHVTVVAQVADARLHTFASAKAPRGKGQRLEVTITDGSGRLQLVFFGHGVHKPHKELLPGTRAMFAGKVSVFNRRLQLAHPAYELLRGDSEEAVDTWAGALIPIYPATAKLESWKIGKAIQTVLPSAQEAVDPLPDSLREGRALVSLPEALLKIHRPHTKADVAGARDRLKWDEAFVLQIALARRRHADAQLPAVPRKPKPDGLLTAFDDRLPFTLTEGQQRVSKEIFDDLATEHPMHRLLQGEVGSGKTMVALRAMLATVDAGGQAAMLAPTEVLAQQHHRSIVEMMGELAEGGMLGGAEQATKVVLLTGSMGVAARRQALLDLVTGEAGIVIGTHALIEDKVQFHDLGLVVVDEQHRFGVEQRDALRGKGKQPPHLLVMTATPIPRTVAMTVFGDLETSVLDQLPAGRSPIASHVVPAADKPHFLARAWERVREEVENGHQAYIVCPRIGDEDEDPKAAKKKPPEDEAEKRPPLAVLDVADQLAKGPLQSLKVEVLHGRMQPDDKDAVMRRFAAGETDVLVATTVIEVGVNVPNATVMVIMDADRFGVSQLHQLRGRVGRGSAAGLCLLVTEMPEASPARQRLNSVAATLDGFELSRIDLEQRREGDVLGQAQSGTRSSLRMLAVIDDEEIIAEAREEAVRIVAADPDLEHLPALRTALDALLDEEREQYLEKG; translated from the coding sequence ATGGATCTCGTGCCCGCACTGGAAGAACCACTGAAAAAGGTGCTCGGCCCCGCCACCGCGAAGGTGATGGCCGAGCATCTCGGCCTGCACACCGTCGGCGACCTCCTGCACCACTACCCGCGCAGATACGAGGAGCGCGGACAGCTCACCCACCTCGCCGACCTCCCCCTGGACGAGCACGTCACGGTGGTCGCCCAGGTCGCCGACGCCCGCCTGCACACCTTCGCCTCGGCCAAGGCGCCCCGCGGCAAGGGCCAGCGCCTGGAAGTCACGATCACGGACGGCAGCGGCCGCCTCCAACTCGTCTTCTTCGGCCACGGCGTTCACAAGCCCCACAAGGAGCTCCTGCCGGGCACGCGCGCGATGTTCGCGGGCAAGGTCTCCGTCTTCAACCGCCGTCTGCAACTGGCGCATCCGGCATACGAGTTGCTGCGCGGCGATTCCGAGGAAGCCGTCGACACCTGGGCCGGCGCGCTCATCCCGATCTACCCCGCGACCGCCAAGCTGGAGTCCTGGAAGATCGGCAAGGCGATCCAGACGGTGCTGCCCAGCGCCCAGGAAGCCGTCGACCCGCTCCCGGACTCGCTCCGCGAGGGCCGCGCCCTGGTCTCCCTCCCCGAGGCCCTGCTGAAGATCCACCGCCCGCACACCAAGGCTGACGTCGCCGGCGCCCGCGACCGCCTCAAGTGGGACGAGGCCTTCGTCCTCCAGATCGCCCTCGCCCGCCGCCGCCACGCCGACGCCCAACTCCCGGCGGTCCCCCGCAAACCCAAGCCGGACGGCCTCCTCACGGCCTTCGACGACCGCCTCCCGTTCACCCTCACCGAGGGCCAGCAGCGGGTCTCCAAGGAGATCTTCGACGACCTGGCGACGGAGCATCCGATGCACCGGTTGCTGCAGGGAGAGGTCGGTAGTGGAAAGACAATGGTGGCCCTCCGCGCCATGCTCGCCACGGTCGACGCCGGCGGCCAGGCCGCCATGCTCGCGCCCACTGAGGTGCTCGCCCAGCAGCATCACCGGTCGATCGTCGAGATGATGGGCGAGCTGGCCGAGGGCGGGATGCTGGGCGGGGCCGAGCAGGCCACCAAGGTGGTGCTGCTCACCGGGTCGATGGGGGTGGCCGCCCGGCGGCAGGCGCTGCTCGACCTGGTGACCGGAGAGGCCGGGATCGTGATCGGCACGCATGCCCTGATCGAGGACAAGGTGCAGTTCCACGACCTCGGGCTGGTCGTCGTCGACGAACAGCACCGCTTCGGCGTCGAGCAGCGCGACGCCCTGCGCGGCAAGGGCAAACAGCCGCCGCACCTGCTGGTCATGACCGCCACACCGATCCCGCGCACGGTCGCCATGACCGTCTTCGGCGACCTGGAGACCTCCGTCCTCGACCAGCTCCCGGCCGGCCGTTCGCCGATCGCCAGCCATGTCGTCCCGGCCGCCGACAAGCCCCACTTCCTGGCCAGGGCCTGGGAACGCGTACGCGAGGAGGTCGAGAACGGCCATCAGGCGTACATCGTCTGCCCGCGCATCGGCGACGAGGACGAGGACCCCAAGGCCGCCAAGAAGAAGCCCCCCGAGGACGAGGCCGAGAAGCGCCCGCCGCTCGCCGTCCTCGACGTGGCCGACCAGCTCGCCAAGGGGCCCCTGCAGAGCCTCAAGGTCGAGGTCCTGCACGGCCGTATGCAGCCCGACGACAAGGACGCGGTCATGCGCCGCTTCGCCGCCGGCGAGACCGACGTCCTGGTCGCCACGACGGTCATCGAGGTCGGCGTCAACGTGCCCAATGCCACGGTGATGGTGATCATGGACGCCGACCGCTTCGGCGTCTCCCAGCTGCACCAGCTGCGCGGCCGGGTGGGCCGTGGCTCGGCGGCCGGCCTGTGCCTGCTGGTCACGGAGATGCCCGAGGCGAGCCCGGCCCGCCAGCGGCTGAACTCCGTGGCCGCCACCCTCGACGGCTTCGAGCTCTCCCGCATCGACCTCGAACAGCGCCGCGAGGGCGATGTCCTCGGCCAGGCCCAGTCCGGCACCCGCTCCTCCCTGCGGATGCTCGCCGTCATCGACGACGAGGAGATCATCGCCGAGGCCCGCGAGGAGGCCGTCCGGATCGTGGCCGCCGACCCGGACCTGGAACACCTGCCCGCCCTGCGCACCGCGCTGGACGCGTTGCTGGACGAGGAGAGGGAGCAGTACCTGGAGAAGGGCTGA
- the coaD gene encoding pantetheine-phosphate adenylyltransferase, translated as MRRAVCPGSFDPITNGHLDIIARASRLYDEVYVAVMINKAKKGLFEIEERIDLIRQVTAEYENVRVEAFHGLLVDFCKERDIPAIVKGLRAVSDFDYELQMAQMNNGLTGVETLFVPTNPTYSFLSSSLVKEVATWGGDVSHLVPPAVFDALAQRLRKD; from the coding sequence GTGCGCCGCGCCGTCTGTCCCGGGTCGTTCGACCCCATCACCAACGGACATCTCGACATCATCGCCCGCGCCTCCCGTCTGTACGACGAGGTCTATGTCGCGGTGATGATCAACAAGGCCAAGAAGGGCCTGTTCGAGATCGAGGAGCGGATCGACCTGATCCGCCAGGTCACCGCCGAGTACGAGAACGTCCGCGTCGAGGCCTTCCACGGCCTCCTCGTCGACTTCTGCAAGGAGCGCGACATCCCGGCCATCGTCAAGGGCCTGCGCGCGGTCAGCGACTTCGACTACGAACTGCAGATGGCCCAGATGAACAACGGCCTCACAGGCGTCGAAACGCTCTTCGTCCCCACCAACCCCACCTACAGCTTCCTCTCCTCCTCCCTGGTCAAGGAGGTCGCGACCTGGGGAGGAGACGTCTCCCACCTGGTGCCGCCGGCGGTCTTCGACGCCCTCGCCCAGCGCCTCAGAAAGGACTGA
- a CDS encoding ATP synthase F0 subunit B, with translation MDVQKKLDEIVSAVSGARSMPMSASCVVNRAELLSMLEEVRQALPGSLAQAQELIGGREQMVEQARQEAERIIEQAHAERGSLISDTEIARRSQAEADRILAEARKEAEEIRAEADDYVDSKLANFEVVLTKTLGSVGRGREKLLGTGPGVDEQGYEDDDAPERSHDPDTLRRTADEYVDVKLGAFEAVLAKTLEAVGRGRQKLHGRIASDDLGALADDLSTVQHSSDADYLADLTALAEQDAQAPQAAPAEQQPVPPPYDPQTVQPAYGYQQQTADPYGYQQQYGGQQADPYGYQQAQQADPYAYQGYDSQQGAYDPQQSQQAQQPQPGYAGQQQMPALDETSLFDTGMISAEQLRAYEQGRGNG, from the coding sequence GTGGACGTGCAGAAGAAGCTCGACGAGATCGTGTCCGCGGTCTCCGGTGCCCGGTCGATGCCCATGTCGGCCTCGTGCGTGGTCAACCGCGCCGAACTGCTCTCGATGCTCGAAGAGGTGCGCCAGGCCCTGCCCGGCTCCCTCGCGCAGGCCCAGGAGCTGATCGGCGGCCGCGAGCAGATGGTCGAGCAGGCCCGCCAGGAGGCCGAGCGGATCATCGAGCAGGCCCACGCCGAGCGGGGCTCGCTGATCTCCGACACCGAGATCGCCCGCCGCTCCCAGGCCGAGGCCGACCGCATCCTCGCCGAGGCCCGCAAGGAGGCGGAGGAGATCCGCGCGGAGGCCGACGACTACGTCGACTCCAAGCTCGCCAACTTCGAGGTCGTCCTCACCAAGACCCTCGGCTCCGTCGGCCGCGGCCGCGAGAAACTCCTCGGCACCGGACCCGGCGTCGACGAGCAGGGCTACGAGGACGACGACGCCCCCGAGCGCAGCCACGACCCGGACACCCTGCGCCGCACCGCCGACGAGTACGTCGACGTCAAGCTGGGCGCCTTCGAGGCGGTCCTGGCCAAGACCCTGGAGGCCGTCGGCCGCGGCCGCCAGAAGCTGCACGGCCGGATCGCCAGTGACGACCTCGGCGCCCTCGCCGACGACCTGTCCACCGTCCAGCACTCCAGCGACGCCGACTACCTGGCCGACCTCACCGCCCTCGCGGAGCAGGACGCGCAGGCACCTCAGGCCGCACCGGCGGAGCAGCAGCCCGTGCCGCCGCCGTACGACCCGCAGACCGTGCAGCCGGCGTACGGCTACCAGCAGCAGACCGCCGACCCCTACGGCTACCAGCAGCAGTACGGCGGCCAGCAGGCCGACCCGTACGGCTACCAGCAGGCCCAGCAGGCCGACCCGTACGCCTACCAGGGCTACGACAGCCAGCAGGGCGCCTACGACCCGCAGCAGTCCCAGCAGGCCCAGCAGCCCCAGCCGGGATACGCCGGGCAGCAGCAGATGCCCGCCCTCGACGAGACCAGCCTCTTCGACACCGGCATGATCAGCGCGGAGCAGTTGCGGGCCTACGAGCAGGGGCGAGGCAACGGCTGA